CCTCATTGCCGATACCGAGGGCTCGGTCCCGAAGAAAGAACTCTATCAAGCCTATGTGGCGTGGGCAGAGAGACATGACCTCGACTACACTAACGATGTCTGGTTTGGACGAAAACTGAGTGGCCATCTCGAGATTGGTAGCGACCGGCGGCGGAAAGATGGAGAACGTATCACTGTTCATACGGGAATTGAACTGGCTGATGCTGGTGCCCGTCTTCTTGAGGAGGTGATCAATCAGAATGATGGGTAGTTTGTCTGCGTTTCAGGATCACCTCGTGTCCAGGGTATTTCTGAATCAGAAAAGCTCCATAAAACCGCGCTTTAAACGTTCTCCGTGCAGTTTAGATCGAGCTGTCCAGGGTAAATCTCTGTTCAGGACACGTTCCCATCTCGGTGTCCAGGGTAAAAATCGCAAGATGGCGTTACTGTCCAGGGTAAATGAGGGTCAAAAACCAACTAGTATAGAGAGGGTTGCCGCCGCAAAACATGGTAAAGCAGGTTGGGAGAGCTATTGGAGATCTATCGTGCCGCTGATAATGCGGCGGCAGCACAGTAGCACGGCGCTACAGCGGTGTTAAAATACATGAAAGAAAAGCAGACACATTCAATCGATACGAGCGGCATTCCTGAGACTCTACAGGAGTACGACCAGTGGATCTGCTGGCGTGTTAAGGATCGTGATGGGAAGGCAACGAAGGTCCCAATTGTTCCTGGGACTGGCGAGTATGCCTCATCAACTGACCCGCAAACATGGCGACCGTTCAATGAGGCACTCGAGTATTTCGAACGTGGCGAAGCGGCTGGGGTCGGGTTCGTCTTCACAGACGATGATCCATTTGTCGGGATTGACCTCGATGACTGTCGTGATCCAGAGACGGGATCGCCGGGTACAGATGCTCGAGAAATCATCCTCGAACTCGAGTCGTTTACAGAGGTCTCGCCGTCGGGGACTGGCTATCACGTTATCGTCCGTGGGTCACTGCCTGGAGACCGGAGTCGACGTGGATCTGTCGAGATGTATGAGACGGCACGGTTCTTCACTGTGACTGGTGATCGTGTCGAAACAACACCGTCACAGGTGATGGAGCGACCTGCTGCACTCGAGAGCGTATACACCGAATACATCGCTGAGACAGAGCCATCTGACAGCGAGAACAAAGTTCGAGCCCAGCAGGCTTCGACGCACGAGACCAGCCAGAGCGTGACGCTCGAGGATGAAGAACTGCTCGAGCGAGCGCGGAATGCATCGAATGGCGAGAAATTCGAGCGGTTGTGGCGTGGCTCGACTACTGGTTACGAGAGTCAGTCAGAAGCAGACATGGCGCTGTGTTTCTTGCTGGCGTTCTGGACCGGTGGCGACGCTGCTCGAGTCGATCAGCTCTTCCGACAGTCGGGACTGCTTCGAGACAAATGGGATGAGGTCCATTACGCGGATGGATCGACATACGGCGAGAAGACGGTCGAACGAGCAATCGCGAACACAGACGATGTCTATGACCCATCGAGCAGCGAGGCGTCGCGTGGAAAGCAGACCAAGAAGCGAGGGCAGACGACCATACAGGAACCCGCTCAAGATGGACAGTCATCGCCAACTGAGCAGACCCTTGGTGGGACTGAAGGGACACAAGCAGCGTATCTAGCCGAGAAAAACCAGTTATTGAGTGACCGTGTCGACGAACTCGAGGCTACGCTCGAACAGAAAAATGAGCGTATCGATCGCCTCGAGGTAACAATCGAGGGTCTCAAAACTGAACTTGCAGAGCGTAACCGAGAGATCGAGCAGACTCGAGGAGAACAAGTCGAGACGACATCCAACTGTGATACCGCTTCAGAGACATCCTCCCCGTGGGGGCGATTATTCGGAGATAGCTCCAAGTAACAATCGTTGAGAAGATCGCTTATTCAATTCAGAGTAAGGTACGATAGGGGCACTCGATTCGGTAGGTGAGTCTGCTTACTCCTCAGACGTGACGAACAGGACAATATGTTCATTAAATAATATATGGCTGTTTCATCACTTTTGTATTATTTATTCAGTGGATAGCAAGCACAAGTGCCCAGGCAATCAGTCATCCTCATTTTCTCTGCCGGGAAGGCGACGGATTGCCTTTACCCATCTGTCTTTGGCCGCCTGCCCGGGGTCAGCAAACGGATCATGTGTGATGTCTTCAGTTGTTTCGGAATACGTTTCACCGCCCTTGTCGGTTCTCCTCCGCCACAGGCTAACTACCGTTGCAACCGCTAATAATGCTAATAAAATAGCTGATGTGAATTTAGATAAAGTGAAATTATCAAATGGGGCTACCACGAAAATTAGGGCCAACAGAAGCACAGCTAACTGGGTCGCATAGAAAAGACGACTGAGCCAGAAGTTCAGTATCCCGAAAATTTGTCCCATCGCTCTACAAGACGTACCAGCGGTGTGCATATAATATTTTACACTACGTTTATGTAAAGAATTCTATGATATCTGGTAGTAGAGTTTGGTTAGTCTGTACATGCATATATCTGAGTGACACAAACATATATTGAGCATGGTCGCGTACAGTTAGATATGGCTCAGTTCGATCCGGCACCTGAATCTGATGCTGCTCAGCGGCGGTGGCAAGAGGGTACGGACACGTTTGGTCGTGTCTACGATGTTGCCCTTGGAGTGACATCGCCCACCGCGTACACTGAGATTGCGGAGCTTGCCGATTGCTCTCCGAACGCCGCCAAAAAGCATCTCGAGCGTCTGACCGAGATGGGTATTGTTCGAGCAGACCGTGATAGTCGCCCCGCGCAGTACGAACGGAACGATGGGTATCTCGAGTGGCAGGAGGCCAGCCAAATTGCAGATGAACTCTCCATCGACGAGATAATCGACCGCGTGGCAGCACTCGAAGAACAGCTCACAGAGTACGAGGAGCAGTTCGGAACCACTGACCCGACAGCGGTCTCGGTTGTTGAGCATGACGACCACGAGATGGTTCATGAACGGATGACT
This genomic stretch from Natrinema sp. HArc-T2 harbors:
- a CDS encoding winged helix-turn-helix domain-containing protein; its protein translation is MAQFDPAPESDAAQRRWQEGTDTFGRVYDVALGVTSPTAYTEIAELADCSPNAAKKHLERLTEMGIVRADRDSRPAQYERNDGYLEWQEASQIADELSIDEIIDRVAALEEQLTEYEEQFGTTDPTAVSVVEHDDHEMVHERMTAISEWQGIIREIRLYELARQLSQNDGHLIPA